The Kordia sp. SMS9 genome window below encodes:
- a CDS encoding putative porin, with the protein MKYILFVIITCITISAVQAQKKLQPIPKDKQQLNQQRADGNANSDSEKDKTGERKEYDINLYKIISHQRDTTAVDTTLTIEKDYKYNYLRKDDFGLIPFANLGQTYNSLTYSFDRTQAFPDIGMRAKHFNYDEVEDVKYFNVPTPTTELFFKTAMEQGQLLEAFITMNTSKRMNFSIAYKGMRSLGKYQNVLSSTGNFKLTANYRTKNDRYGLRAHFYSQDVLNNENGGLTAEAVTDFVTGVEEFTDRSRLAVQFQNAENILVGKRYYLEHDYKIVRQKDSLRDNNLRIGHTFNYETKYYIFNQDSENELFGDAFVSSSLRDRTQLRKLFNQASLSYTTKTFGDVKFKANHTKYNYFFDKILYTADGNVVPNQLEGDVIAIGGQWQHTIAGIRLKADLLANISGELGGNYFTGSARYKLNEDIDLGASIVINSKAPNFNFLVNQSDYIAYNWRNSFENERTQSINFSLKSKKWLNADVSFTSLDNFTYFSGLTDGAQISPQQSQDAITYLKVKVGREFRYGKFALNNTIMYQQVGQTGDVFNVPELVTRNTIYYTDKWFKKALFIQTGITFNYFTEYFGDAYSPLLGEFYSQNQQKIGGFPRFDVFINAKVRRTRIYFKLEHLNSSFTGYEFFSAPNQPYRDFIIRFGLVWNFFS; encoded by the coding sequence GTGAAGTACATCCTTTTCGTTATCATAACATGTATTACAATTTCTGCCGTACAAGCGCAGAAAAAGTTACAACCCATACCAAAAGACAAACAGCAACTCAATCAGCAACGTGCTGATGGTAACGCTAACAGCGATTCTGAAAAAGACAAAACAGGCGAACGAAAAGAATATGATATCAATCTCTACAAAATCATTTCTCACCAACGCGATACCACTGCAGTAGATACCACGCTCACCATTGAAAAAGATTACAAATACAATTACCTTCGAAAAGATGATTTTGGACTGATTCCTTTTGCGAATTTAGGACAAACCTACAACAGTTTGACATATTCATTTGATAGAACACAAGCGTTTCCGGATATTGGAATGCGCGCAAAACACTTCAACTATGATGAAGTAGAAGATGTAAAATATTTCAACGTGCCAACACCTACTACGGAGTTATTCTTTAAAACCGCCATGGAGCAAGGGCAACTCTTAGAAGCGTTTATTACCATGAATACGTCAAAACGAATGAATTTTTCCATCGCTTACAAAGGAATGCGTTCTTTGGGGAAATATCAAAACGTACTTAGTAGTACAGGAAACTTCAAACTTACTGCAAACTACCGAACCAAAAATGATCGCTACGGATTGCGGGCACATTTCTATTCACAAGATGTGCTGAACAACGAAAACGGAGGATTAACGGCAGAAGCAGTTACGGACTTTGTAACGGGCGTAGAAGAATTCACCGATCGTTCGCGCTTGGCAGTTCAATTTCAAAATGCAGAAAACATTCTCGTTGGAAAACGCTATTATTTAGAGCATGACTACAAAATCGTTCGACAAAAAGATTCTTTACGAGACAATAACTTGCGCATTGGGCACACATTCAATTACGAAACAAAATATTACATTTTCAATCAAGACTCAGAAAATGAACTGTTTGGAGATGCTTTTGTGTCATCATCATTAAGAGATCGTACGCAGTTGCGAAAACTATTCAATCAAGCAAGTCTAAGTTACACCACAAAAACATTTGGAGACGTAAAATTCAAAGCCAATCATACAAAATACAATTACTTCTTTGATAAAATCTTGTACACAGCAGATGGTAATGTAGTTCCAAACCAACTAGAAGGCGATGTCATCGCTATTGGAGGGCAATGGCAACACACCATTGCAGGAATCCGACTGAAAGCAGATTTACTAGCAAATATCTCGGGAGAACTTGGTGGAAACTACTTCACAGGAAGTGCGCGCTACAAACTAAATGAAGACATAGATCTTGGAGCTTCAATTGTCATAAATTCCAAAGCACCAAACTTTAACTTTTTGGTAAATCAAAGTGATTACATTGCCTACAATTGGCGAAACAGTTTTGAAAATGAACGCACGCAAAGTATCAATTTCAGTTTAAAATCCAAAAAGTGGTTGAATGCCGATGTGAGTTTTACATCGCTAGACAACTTTACATACTTTTCAGGACTCACTGATGGAGCGCAAATATCACCACAACAAAGTCAAGATGCAATAACATACTTAAAAGTAAAAGTAGGACGCGAATTCCGTTATGGGAAATTTGCGCTCAACAATACCATAATGTATCAGCAAGTTGGGCAAACAGGCGATGTATTCAATGTCCCAGAATTGGTCACTAGAAACACCATATACTACACGGACAAATGGTTTAAAAAAGCATTATTCATTCAAACGGGAATCACATTCAACTATTTCACGGAATACTTCGGAGATGCATACAGTCCATTACTGGGGGAATTTTATAGTCAAAACCAGCAAAAAATTGGAGGCTTCCCACGTTTTGATGTCTTCATCAATGCCAAAGTACGGCGTACACGCATCTATTTCAAGTTAGAGCATTTAAATTCATCGTTTACAGGCTACGAATTCTTCTCAGCACCAAACCAACCGTATCGCGATTTCATCATCCGTTTCGGACTCGTCTGGAATTTCTTCTCATAA
- a CDS encoding ribonuclease HII → MLALQLLDVLEAGTDEAGRGCLAGPVTAAAVILPKDFSNEVLNDSKQLSERKRELLRPVIELEALTFGVAHIFPIEIDQINILNASILGMHKAMDQLSVTPKHIIVDGNKFKPYKDIPHQTIIKGDGKYLNIAAASVLAKTYRDAYMEKIHEEFPMYNWKKNKGYPTVEHREAIKKYGTTKYHRMSFRLLPEQYTLDL, encoded by the coding sequence ATGTTAGCATTACAATTATTGGATGTACTGGAAGCAGGAACGGATGAAGCTGGACGCGGATGTCTTGCAGGACCTGTAACCGCAGCGGCCGTGATTTTACCTAAAGATTTTTCAAATGAGGTGTTAAACGACTCAAAACAGTTGAGCGAACGCAAACGTGAACTATTGCGCCCTGTTATTGAATTGGAAGCCCTAACGTTTGGCGTAGCACATATTTTTCCTATTGAGATTGACCAAATTAATATTTTGAATGCTTCTATTTTAGGAATGCACAAAGCGATGGATCAACTTTCGGTAACTCCAAAACACATTATTGTAGATGGTAATAAATTTAAACCCTATAAAGATATTCCGCATCAAACTATTATTAAAGGCGATGGAAAGTATTTGAATATTGCTGCTGCTTCTGTATTAGCAAAAACCTATCGTGATGCGTATATGGAAAAGATTCACGAAGAGTTTCCGATGTATAATTGGAAAAAAAATAAAGGCTATCCTACCGTAGAACATCGTGAAGCAATTAAAAAATACGGAACTACCAAATATCACCGTATGTCGTTCCGATTGCTTCCTGAACAGTATACGTTGGATTTGTAA
- a CDS encoding transposase: MKIQRISDLQTRLSLFSISENYTLFYERFLQSDLGKIYTAIPWDDLVATFNIKEHKLGRNMLFSPKGRLALMFLKHYACCSDKRLLEQLNSNVDYQFFCDISLGFNRLTNSKIVSQIRCELAGCLDIEVLEKCLYVNWSGYIENPDQVTVDATCYESELRYPTNQKLLWEAVHWMYNQLRKNAKVVGVKMIRSKYLKWKLRYHGFSKMRRKSKSKRKSLTRALLLLLKKFIDFEAHLRKKYNLQASVQYYRRVATIKKAYLQQEQHFRTGEKIKDRIVSIAKDYLRPIVRGKEIKPVEFGAKVNKLQIDGISFIEHLSFNAFNEGTRLQATIYKAQQLTHRKTKIIGADAIYATNKNRKFITKHQIKTDFKRKGKPPKDYKEEQKLKRLITKERATRLEGSFGKEKEHYLLKKIKAKTKPTETLWIFFGIHTANALEIGRRICKNQQIAA, translated from the coding sequence ATGAAAATACAAAGAATTTCTGATTTACAAACCCGTTTATCTCTTTTTTCGATATCTGAAAATTACACGCTGTTTTATGAGCGTTTTTTGCAAAGTGATTTAGGTAAGATTTATACAGCCATTCCTTGGGACGATTTGGTAGCCACTTTTAATATTAAGGAACACAAACTAGGTAGGAATATGCTTTTCAGTCCTAAAGGTCGTCTAGCTTTAATGTTTTTAAAACATTATGCTTGTTGTAGCGATAAACGTCTTTTAGAACAACTTAACAGTAATGTTGACTATCAGTTTTTTTGTGACATTTCTTTAGGTTTTAATCGGTTGACAAATTCTAAAATCGTGAGTCAAATACGATGTGAGTTAGCGGGCTGTTTGGATATTGAAGTCTTGGAAAAGTGTCTATACGTAAACTGGTCTGGTTATATAGAGAATCCTGATCAAGTCACTGTGGATGCTACTTGTTATGAGAGTGAACTGCGATATCCTACCAATCAAAAGCTACTATGGGAAGCTGTTCATTGGATGTACAATCAACTCCGCAAAAATGCTAAAGTAGTAGGGGTAAAAATGATACGCAGTAAATACTTGAAATGGAAACTACGTTATCATGGCTTTAGCAAGATGCGTCGTAAGTCCAAGTCCAAACGAAAATCACTGACACGGGCACTTTTATTGTTATTAAAGAAGTTTATCGACTTTGAAGCTCACTTACGTAAAAAGTACAACTTGCAAGCAAGTGTACAATACTATCGCAGAGTAGCCACCATCAAAAAAGCCTACCTCCAACAAGAACAGCACTTTAGAACAGGTGAAAAGATTAAAGACCGTATTGTAAGTATTGCAAAAGATTACCTGAGACCTATTGTTAGAGGAAAAGAAATCAAGCCTGTAGAATTTGGAGCAAAAGTCAATAAACTACAGATCGATGGAATTAGTTTTATAGAACACCTAAGTTTTAATGCTTTTAATGAGGGAACACGACTGCAAGCCACCATCTACAAAGCACAACAACTTACCCATAGAAAAACCAAGATTATTGGGGCAGATGCCATATATGCCACTAATAAGAATAGAAAATTTATCACAAAGCATCAGATCAAAACTGACTTTAAAAGAAAAGGGAAGCCGCCTAAAGACTATAAAGAGGAGCAAAAACTTAAGCGCCTAATCACAAAAGAAAGAGCTACACGATTGGAAGGTAGTTTTGGAAAAGAAAAAGAGCATTACCTTCTCAAAAAAATAAAAGCCAAAACAAAGCCCACGGAAACCTTGTGGATATTCTTTGGCATACATACCGCTAATGCTTTAGAAATCGGTAGAAGAATCTGCAAAAACCAACAAATAGCAGCATAA